CCGGTTGTCGGAGTTCCTGGCGGCGGGGCCGGTGGTGGTGTTCTTCTATCCGGCGGCGTTGACGCGGGGGTGCACGGCGGAGAGTTGTCATTTCCGGGATCTGGCGGCGGAGTTCGCGGCGGTGGGTGCGCAGCGGGTGGGGATCAGTCGGGATCCGGTGGAGCGGCAGGCGGAGTTCTCGCGGCGGCACGGGTTCGACTATCCGTTGTTGTCGGATGTCGACGGTGCGGTGGCGGAGGCGTTCGGGGTGCGGCGGCGGTTGCCGTTGGGGGCGTTGAGCACGCGGCGGATGACGTTCGTGATCGGCGTGGATCGGCGGGTGTTGGCGGTGGTGCACAGCGAGTTGAGCATGAACGAGCACGCGGACGCGGCGTTGCGCG
The Micromonospora sp. R77 DNA segment above includes these coding regions:
- a CDS encoding peroxiredoxin, which translates into the protein MGVGVGDVVADFALPDETGAVRRLSEFLAAGPVVVFFYPAALTRGCTAESCHFRDLAAEFAAVGAQRVGISRDPVERQAEFSRRHGFDYPLLSDVDGAVAEAFGVRRRLPLGALSTRRMTFVIGVDRRVLAVVHSELSMNEHADAALRALGG